In Flavobacterium lacustre, a genomic segment contains:
- a CDS encoding ArsR/SmtB family transcription factor: MTVSAKPTYFTKDQEQTARFAKALGHPVRIAILQLLNSQTCCFHGDMAQELPIAKSTLSQHLNELKDAGLIQGNITPPTVKYCINKENWQLAKMLLNDILK, translated from the coding sequence ATGACTGTGAGCGCAAAACCAACTTACTTTACCAAAGACCAAGAGCAAACGGCACGATTCGCAAAAGCATTGGGGCACCCGGTCCGAATTGCTATACTTCAATTATTAAACTCACAAACCTGTTGTTTTCATGGCGATATGGCGCAAGAACTTCCTATTGCAAAATCTACTTTGTCTCAGCATTTAAACGAATTAAAAGATGCCGGTTTAATTCAGGGGAATATCACGCCACCAACAGTTAAGTATTGTATTAATAAAGAAAATTGGCAATTAGCCAAAATGCTTTTAAACGATATTTTGAAATAA
- a CDS encoding Ig-like domain-containing protein, whose amino-acid sequence MKAKKFLFSFAILFIAFVSGCAKDDFEQIDAVCPTVVVTNPDNGTINVPLDQAISVVFNEEMNATTFNQSSFILQGSTLVAGTVSFSGSTALFTPTNPLLPNTTYTGTIKTLVKDIMGNALQADYTWTFSTGSTITPMVATTDPTNNATNVFLNKIVAVNFNMAMNHSTINTSNFTLKQGITAVAGTVSYIGTSAYFTPDTALAINTIYTAVITKGVKNLEGTPLKNDYTWTFTTGSTTAPKIITTDPADNATGVALNKTITANFSVAMDPLTINANSFTLKNGTIIVPGAVTYSGTTLSFNPTTALIAGTIYTATINTKAKNLAGVSLANNYVWEFNTNSAIVGNTVNLGSAERFGILSGVGVSNNAGFSEIRNMDVGISPGVRSSITGFPPAIIVNGAIYASDDIAPLGIAAMLTQAKLDLTNAYLFAEGASYSAPITVSGDQGGKTLVAGIYKSTSTLLVQSGDLTLSGSATDVWIFQVASAFTTIGGAGGNIKLTGGALAKNVFWQTGSSATIGDYTSFEGNILALQSITMGSHSTAKGRMLARNGAVVMTHTNIITKP is encoded by the coding sequence ATGAAAGCTAAAAAATTTCTGTTCTCTTTTGCAATACTATTTATTGCATTCGTTTCCGGTTGTGCAAAGGATGATTTCGAACAAATCGATGCCGTTTGTCCAACTGTGGTAGTCACAAATCCTGACAATGGTACTATTAATGTTCCTCTAGACCAAGCTATTTCGGTAGTCTTCAATGAAGAGATGAATGCAACAACTTTCAATCAATCTTCTTTTATTTTGCAAGGATCTACTTTAGTTGCAGGGACAGTTTCCTTTAGCGGATCAACTGCTTTGTTTACTCCAACAAATCCGCTTTTGCCAAATACAACATATACAGGTACAATTAAAACATTGGTTAAAGATATAATGGGAAACGCTTTACAAGCTGATTATACTTGGACTTTTAGTACTGGTTCAACGATTACCCCGATGGTAGCCACCACTGATCCTACTAACAATGCGACCAATGTATTCCTGAATAAAATTGTTGCTGTGAATTTTAATATGGCAATGAATCATTCTACCATTAACACATCAAATTTTACTTTAAAACAAGGAATAACAGCTGTAGCGGGAACCGTTTCTTACATTGGAACCAGTGCTTATTTCACACCTGATACAGCTTTGGCAATCAATACAATTTATACTGCTGTTATAACCAAAGGCGTTAAAAATCTGGAAGGAACACCATTGAAAAACGATTATACATGGACATTTACAACAGGATCTACTACAGCTCCCAAAATAATTACAACTGATCCTGCAGACAATGCTACAGGTGTTGCTCTAAATAAAACAATCACTGCTAATTTTAGTGTAGCAATGGATCCGTTAACCATCAATGCAAACTCATTTACGTTAAAAAACGGAACGATAATAGTACCCGGAGCAGTTACATATTCAGGTACAACATTATCTTTTAACCCAACAACTGCACTTATAGCCGGAACTATCTATACGGCTACAATTAATACAAAAGCAAAAAATTTAGCTGGTGTATCTTTGGCCAATAACTATGTTTGGGAGTTTAATACTAATTCAGCCATAGTTGGAAATACTGTAAATCTTGGTTCAGCTGAAAGATTCGGAATTTTATCCGGTGTAGGAGTCAGCAACAATGCCGGCTTTAGTGAAATCAGAAATATGGATGTTGGAATAAGTCCTGGTGTTCGTTCTTCAATTACAGGATTTCCACCTGCGATTATAGTAAATGGTGCTATTTATGCCTCTGATGATATTGCACCTCTAGGAATAGCCGCAATGCTGACACAAGCAAAATTAGACCTTACAAACGCATATCTTTTTGCCGAAGGTGCATCGTATAGCGCACCTATAACTGTTTCAGGCGATCAAGGCGGAAAAACGTTAGTTGCCGGTATTTATAAATCTACCTCTACACTTTTGGTACAATCTGGTGATTTAACTCTTTCGGGCAGCGCAACTGATGTTTGGATATTCCAAGTTGCATCAGCCTTTACTACTATAGGCGGAGCTGGTGGAAATATAAAACTTACCGGTGGAGCACTTGCAAAAAATGTTTTTTGGCAAACAGGAAGCTCTGCAACTATTGGAGACTATACCTCATTTGAAGGAAATATTTTAGCCTTACAATCTATAACAATGGGATCACACTCAACTGCAAAAGGCAGAATGCTTGCCAGAAATGGAGCTGTAGTCATGACACATACTAACATAATCACTAAGCCGTAA
- a CDS encoding PorP/SprF family type IX secretion system membrane protein: protein MKIKVIVYIVLLSISFSAKAQDPIFTQYFMVPETLNPGFTGFLETTTAGILHKTQWPELNFRVDTDFGFINTWSENANSGIGISILNHREKVTNYNFTQVNVNYAYRVQLNDNWFFRPAVEVGFGNKSYGFQNIILEDQMNIDSGTINNSSVDPLLLNDKVSFFDFSAGMLFNNENAWFGASVKHINKPNISFAANGNVPLETFFSVNAGYEFLLGDYIDITYLPYETRMLLTSNYMNQGQYSRFDLGVGLVFKKFFFGVTAATNPGKKAINSHFLTSINPYGGLQYEHFKFGYSYDFNTSKIGNTGGIYELSVIYQFDLKVKCFGCPNYY from the coding sequence ATGAAAATTAAAGTAATAGTATATATAGTTCTGTTGAGTATTTCTTTTTCTGCTAAGGCACAAGATCCTATTTTTACTCAATATTTTATGGTGCCGGAAACCTTGAATCCTGGTTTTACAGGTTTTTTAGAAACGACTACTGCGGGAATTTTGCACAAAACCCAATGGCCGGAACTTAATTTTAGAGTTGATACTGATTTTGGATTTATAAACACTTGGTCCGAAAATGCAAACAGCGGAATAGGAATTAGTATTTTGAACCACAGAGAAAAAGTAACCAATTATAATTTTACTCAAGTTAATGTCAATTATGCGTATCGGGTTCAACTTAATGATAATTGGTTTTTTCGACCTGCAGTAGAAGTTGGTTTTGGAAATAAATCATATGGTTTTCAGAATATTATTTTAGAAGATCAAATGAATATCGATTCAGGAACTATAAATAATTCTAGTGTAGATCCGCTGTTGCTCAATGATAAAGTTAGTTTTTTTGATTTTTCTGCCGGAATGCTTTTTAACAATGAAAATGCTTGGTTTGGAGCTTCAGTAAAACATATTAATAAACCTAATATTTCATTTGCTGCCAATGGAAATGTGCCTTTAGAAACCTTCTTTTCTGTCAATGCCGGATATGAATTCTTATTGGGGGATTACATCGACATTACCTATCTTCCTTATGAAACCAGAATGCTTTTGACTTCAAATTATATGAATCAAGGACAATACAGCCGGTTTGATTTAGGAGTTGGGTTGGTTTTTAAGAAATTCTTTTTTGGAGTTACAGCAGCTACTAATCCCGGAAAAAAAGCAATCAACAGTCATTTCTTGACTTCAATAAATCCATATGGAGGGTTGCAATACGAACATTTTAAATTTGGTTATTCGTATGATTTTAATACTTCAAAAATAGGAAACACAGGAGGGATTTATGAACTTTCGGTAATTTACCAATTTGATTTAAAAGTGAAATGTTTTGGTTGTCCTAATTATTATTGA
- a CDS encoding L-lactate MFS transporter: MAKNKYMMAAAGMTIQLSIGSVYAYSIWVEPIKNALGWDISLLKNAFMLAICFLGLSAAFLGSFVQKIGPKKAGILAALFYGLGLIGAGFSIHLQSIFLFYLCFGIISGIGLGLGYITPVGTVLKWFPDKPGFASGLIIMSFAFGSIIASQVITPLTQNFGVANAFYILGIVYFIFMLLAALYLESPVNTLASKTATNTISTPEKSAIFKESRFYSLWLLLFLNTICGIGIISKAAILGKEFANLEGSQVILFVGLIGLSNGLGRLFWSSISDKIGRWNTFMTFLIIELICFAALAFTTNALLFQILVFVIISCYGGAFATIPAFIRDIFGTEQVGSVLGYVLTAWAAAGIVGPILITLTHSATIFLLFSAIISIAIAVGIELKRKITV, translated from the coding sequence ATGGCTAAAAATAAATATATGATGGCTGCCGCCGGCATGACTATTCAACTTTCAATTGGTTCCGTATATGCCTATAGTATTTGGGTAGAACCCATAAAAAATGCACTTGGCTGGGATATCAGCTTATTAAAAAATGCCTTTATGCTGGCTATCTGTTTCTTGGGATTATCCGCAGCATTTTTGGGTAGTTTTGTACAAAAAATAGGGCCGAAAAAGGCGGGAATTCTAGCGGCTTTATTTTATGGTTTAGGATTAATTGGCGCTGGTTTTTCTATTCATTTGCAAAGTATTTTTTTATTCTATTTATGCTTCGGGATTATAAGTGGGATTGGCTTAGGGCTTGGTTATATCACTCCGGTAGGAACTGTTCTAAAATGGTTTCCGGATAAACCTGGTTTTGCTTCCGGGCTAATTATTATGTCTTTTGCTTTTGGTTCTATCATTGCTTCGCAAGTAATTACGCCACTTACACAAAATTTTGGCGTAGCCAATGCCTTTTATATTTTAGGGATTGTCTATTTTATTTTCATGTTACTTGCTGCTTTATACCTAGAATCCCCGGTTAATACTTTAGCTTCTAAAACAGCAACCAATACAATCAGCACTCCAGAAAAAAGTGCTATTTTCAAAGAGAGCAGATTTTATAGCCTTTGGTTATTATTGTTTTTAAATACGATTTGTGGGATTGGGATTATCTCAAAAGCGGCAATTTTAGGAAAGGAATTTGCTAATTTAGAAGGTTCACAAGTAATTTTATTTGTAGGTCTAATTGGCTTAAGCAACGGACTAGGACGTTTATTTTGGTCTTCTATTTCAGATAAAATTGGGCGATGGAATACCTTTATGACTTTCTTAATTATTGAATTAATTTGTTTTGCAGCTCTTGCCTTCACAACAAATGCATTGCTGTTCCAAATATTGGTTTTTGTTATTATTAGCTGTTATGGTGGTGCATTTGCAACGATACCGGCATTTATCAGGGATATTTTTGGTACTGAGCAAGTCGGAAGTGTTTTGGGATATGTTTTAACAGCTTGGGCAGCAGCAGGAATTGTTGGTCCTATTTTGATTACATTGACTCATAGCGCTACTATCTTTTTACTATTTTCAGCTATAATCAGTATTGCAATAGCAGTAGGAATTGAGTTGAAACGTAAAATCACCGTTTAA
- a CDS encoding OmpA family protein, with translation MKTKTNFKLGSCMSRPYNTITVKSLALIAFAWLSIETPVQAQETPTVTYTKPSWFFGVAGGANFNFYRGSTRQLNAAFTPPVTFHDGDGVGLFVAPLLEFHRPDSRWGFMLQAGYDSRKGSFDQQKTACDCPADLSTDLSYITVEPSLRFAPFKSNFYLYGGPRLAFNMDKSFTYELGINPAFPNQEATPNVEGDFNNIEKTIISMQIGAGYDIPLSSQNNKTQFVLSPFVAFQPYFGQNPRATETWNITTVRAGVALKFGQGTEIMAPIAVTPQVQFSVYAPKNIAGERNVRELFPLRNYVFYDLGSNEIPSRYKRIGKEDAKNFKEEQVGITASVNPSGRSDRQMTVYYNVINILGDRMVKNPATTITLVGSSEKGPEDGVLMAESIKNYLVTVFEINPARITVRGQFKPSIPSEQPGATKELELLREGDRRVSIESNSPNLLMEFQSGPDAPLKPLEFVTVQEAPVDSYVTFDTTGSNEAYSSWSLQTTDPDGAVKSFGPYTQEKVSIPGKNIMGTRPEGDYKVKMIGQTKSGQIVEQETTTHMVLWTPSGTEEGLRYSIIFEFNKSKAIAMYEKYLTEVVAPKIPKNGVVIIHGHTDIIGEEAYNMSLSLDRANEVKNIIEKALSNAGRNDVTFEVHGFGEDQNVSPFENKFPEERFYNRTVIIDIIPATK, from the coding sequence ATGAAAACTAAAACTAATTTTAAATTAGGGTCTTGCATGTCAAGACCTTATAATACTATAACTGTCAAAAGTTTAGCACTAATTGCTTTTGCATGGTTAAGTATTGAAACTCCTGTTCAGGCACAAGAAACACCAACAGTCACTTACACGAAACCTTCTTGGTTTTTTGGAGTTGCAGGTGGCGCTAATTTTAATTTTTATCGGGGTTCAACCCGTCAATTAAATGCGGCTTTCACTCCTCCGGTTACTTTTCATGATGGTGATGGTGTTGGACTTTTTGTAGCACCACTTTTAGAATTTCATCGTCCGGATTCAAGATGGGGATTTATGCTTCAAGCGGGTTATGACAGTCGTAAAGGTTCTTTTGACCAACAAAAAACAGCATGTGATTGCCCAGCAGATTTATCGACTGACTTAAGCTATATTACTGTAGAACCAAGTTTACGCTTTGCACCATTCAAATCTAACTTTTATTTGTACGGAGGACCACGTTTGGCTTTCAATATGGATAAATCATTTACATATGAACTAGGAATCAATCCGGCTTTCCCAAATCAGGAAGCAACTCCAAATGTAGAAGGTGATTTTAATAACATAGAAAAAACGATTATTTCAATGCAAATTGGAGCAGGTTACGACATACCGTTATCTTCACAGAATAATAAAACACAATTTGTTTTATCTCCTTTTGTAGCTTTCCAACCTTATTTTGGTCAAAATCCACGTGCCACAGAAACTTGGAACATCACCACCGTCAGAGCTGGTGTTGCTTTAAAATTTGGACAAGGAACTGAAATTATGGCTCCAATAGCTGTAACACCTCAAGTACAATTTTCAGTTTATGCACCTAAGAATATCGCCGGAGAACGTAACGTAAGAGAGTTATTTCCTTTACGAAACTATGTTTTTTATGACCTTGGATCTAATGAAATTCCAAGTCGTTACAAACGAATAGGAAAAGAAGATGCAAAAAATTTCAAAGAAGAACAAGTAGGCATAACTGCATCTGTAAATCCTTCTGGTCGTTCCGATAGACAAATGACTGTTTATTATAATGTCATCAACATTCTTGGAGATCGTATGGTAAAAAATCCTGCTACAACAATTACATTGGTCGGTTCTTCTGAAAAAGGTCCGGAAGATGGTGTACTTATGGCAGAATCAATCAAAAACTACTTAGTTACTGTTTTCGAAATAAATCCTGCCAGAATAACTGTCAGAGGTCAGTTCAAACCAAGTATACCATCAGAACAACCAGGAGCAACAAAAGAATTAGAATTGCTTCGTGAAGGGGATCGCAGGGTTTCTATCGAAAGTAACTCACCCAATTTATTAATGGAATTTCAAAGTGGTCCTGATGCTCCGCTAAAACCATTAGAATTTGTTACCGTTCAGGAAGCTCCGGTAGATAGTTATGTAACCTTTGATACCACAGGTTCAAACGAAGCATATTCTTCATGGTCTTTACAAACAACAGATCCTGATGGTGCTGTAAAATCTTTTGGTCCTTACACACAAGAAAAAGTGAGTATTCCTGGTAAAAATATTATGGGAACCCGACCTGAAGGTGATTATAAAGTAAAAATGATTGGACAAACAAAAAGTGGCCAAATCGTAGAACAGGAAACAACTACACATATGGTGCTTTGGACTCCATCCGGAACCGAAGAAGGACTTAGATACAGCATTATTTTTGAATTTAATAAATCAAAAGCAATTGCAATGTATGAGAAATATTTGACTGAGGTTGTTGCCCCAAAAATTCCTAAAAACGGAGTAGTTATCATTCATGGTCATACCGATATCATTGGTGAAGAAGCATACAATATGAGTTTATCTTTAGACAGAGCCAATGAAGTGAAAAACATTATCGAAAAAGCATTATCAAATGCCGGCAGAAATGATGTCACTTTTGAAGTACATGGTTTTGGAGAAGATCAAAATGTATCGCCTTTTGAAAATAAATTTCCTGAAGAACGTTTTTACAACCGTACCGTGATAATTGACATTATTCCCGCTACAAAATAA
- the pflB gene encoding formate C-acetyltransferase, which yields MENMTETVLFKTGIWNDTINVYDFVLNNIFPYEGDASFLVGPSKKTTHLWNVCKEALLEERSKNGCLAIDTEIISNITSFGPGYINKANEVIVGLQTDAVLKRAMKPYGGVKLVESAVAEKGLKVSDRVIDIFNYAKDHNQAVFNAYDSEIRNYRSKHVLTGLPDNYARGRIIGDYRRVALYGIDRLIVAKKADFASTTGEMTDHKVRLREEISDQIKALQDMKIMAQSYGIDISGPATNALEAVQFTYLAYLSAVKEQDGAAMSLGNVSSFLDIYIENDLLSGLINEEEAQELVDQFVMKLRLVRHLRPGAYDEIFGGDPTWVTEAIGGQLNDGRTKVTKTSFRFLQTLYNLGASPEPNLTILWSQSLPKGFKDFCTQVSIDTSSLQYENDDLMRSNRGSDDYGIACCVSYQKIGKTIQHFGARANLPKALLMALNAGREEQKGVKVINNIPEMNDAVLDYDKVMEVFKTTLSEVARVYAKSMYIIHYMHDKYYYERAQMALIDSDPNIDIAYGAAGISIIADSLSAIKYAKVSPIRDEQGLTVDFKIEGDFPKFGNDDNRVDDIAIEITSLFIAELRKHVAYKNATPTLSLLTITSNVMYGTNTGATPDGRKAGESFAPGANPMHGRDVNGAIASLNSVSKLKYNDAQDGISYTFTMVPKSLGSSREEQVTNLTTTLDAYFGRDAHHLNVNILNRETLVDAYNHPENYPQLTIRVSGYAVNFVRLSKAHQLEVISRTFHENM from the coding sequence ATGGAAAATATGACCGAAACTGTTCTGTTTAAAACTGGAATATGGAACGACACTATTAATGTATATGATTTTGTTTTAAATAATATCTTCCCATATGAGGGAGATGCCAGCTTCTTAGTTGGACCATCAAAAAAAACAACCCATTTATGGAATGTTTGTAAAGAAGCTTTACTGGAAGAACGCAGCAAAAATGGATGTTTAGCCATTGATACTGAAATTATATCTAACATCACTTCATTTGGACCAGGCTACATCAATAAAGCGAATGAAGTAATTGTAGGACTACAAACAGATGCTGTTTTAAAAAGAGCCATGAAACCTTACGGAGGGGTTAAACTGGTAGAATCTGCCGTTGCCGAAAAAGGATTAAAAGTTTCTGATCGTGTGATTGACATTTTCAACTATGCCAAAGACCACAATCAAGCCGTATTTAATGCTTACGACAGCGAAATTAGAAACTATCGCTCTAAACACGTATTAACCGGTTTACCGGATAATTATGCCAGAGGAAGAATCATTGGTGATTACAGACGTGTTGCACTTTACGGTATAGACCGACTTATAGTCGCTAAAAAAGCTGATTTTGCAAGTACAACAGGCGAAATGACCGATCATAAAGTTCGTTTGCGCGAAGAAATTTCAGATCAGATTAAAGCCTTACAAGACATGAAAATCATGGCGCAAAGCTATGGCATTGATATTTCAGGTCCGGCAACAAATGCACTTGAAGCAGTTCAATTTACTTACCTAGCTTACTTAAGTGCTGTAAAAGAACAAGACGGAGCCGCTATGTCTCTAGGAAATGTTTCTTCTTTCTTAGATATTTATATTGAAAACGACTTATTATCCGGTTTAATAAATGAAGAAGAAGCACAAGAATTAGTCGATCAATTTGTAATGAAATTGAGATTAGTGCGTCATTTACGTCCGGGTGCTTATGATGAAATATTTGGTGGAGACCCAACTTGGGTAACCGAAGCTATTGGTGGACAATTGAACGACGGAAGAACAAAAGTTACCAAAACCTCTTTCCGATTTTTACAAACCTTATATAACTTAGGCGCCTCACCAGAACCGAATTTAACTATTTTGTGGTCTCAAAGTTTACCAAAAGGATTTAAAGATTTCTGTACACAAGTTTCTATCGATACTTCATCACTTCAATACGAAAATGACGATTTAATGAGATCCAACCGTGGTTCAGACGATTACGGAATTGCATGTTGTGTTTCCTATCAAAAAATTGGAAAAACTATTCAGCATTTTGGGGCTCGTGCCAATTTACCAAAAGCATTATTAATGGCTTTAAATGCCGGTCGCGAAGAACAAAAAGGAGTTAAAGTCATTAACAACATTCCAGAAATGAATGATGCTGTTTTAGACTATGACAAAGTAATGGAAGTCTTTAAAACCACATTATCTGAAGTAGCACGAGTATATGCAAAATCAATGTATATCATTCACTACATGCACGATAAATACTATTACGAAAGAGCACAAATGGCTTTAATTGACAGTGACCCAAATATTGATATTGCGTATGGTGCAGCCGGGATTTCTATCATTGCCGACTCTTTATCTGCTATTAAATATGCAAAAGTATCTCCAATACGAGATGAACAAGGTTTAACTGTTGATTTCAAAATAGAAGGTGATTTTCCAAAATTTGGTAACGATGACAATCGTGTAGATGATATTGCTATAGAAATTACGAGTCTTTTTATCGCGGAATTAAGAAAACATGTAGCTTATAAAAATGCTACTCCTACTCTTTCTTTACTTACTATTACTTCAAATGTTATGTACGGAACTAATACAGGTGCAACTCCTGATGGCCGTAAAGCAGGAGAATCTTTTGCACCAGGAGCAAACCCAATGCATGGTAGAGATGTAAACGGTGCAATCGCTTCCTTAAATTCTGTAAGTAAATTAAAATACAATGATGCTCAGGATGGTATTTCTTATACTTTCACTATGGTTCCAAAATCATTAGGGTCTAGCAGAGAAGAACAAGTTACCAATTTAACAACTACTCTTGATGCTTATTTTGGTCGCGATGCGCACCATTTAAATGTCAATATCTTGAACAGAGAAACATTGGTTGACGCTTACAATCATCCGGAAAATTACCCACAATTAACCATTCGCGTTTCAGGTTATGCGGTTAATTTTGTACGATTATCCAAAGCACATCAATTAGAAGTAATCAGTAGAACATTTCATGAAAACATGTAA
- a CDS encoding thioredoxin family protein, with the protein MKTIKVLGPGCAKCKTTFNNVQEAVKQLGIEAEIIKIEDIEEMMKYNILTTPVLMIDDVIKVKGRIAQTDEIKTFLKE; encoded by the coding sequence ATGAAAACAATTAAAGTACTCGGACCTGGCTGTGCTAAGTGTAAAACAACATTTAATAACGTTCAAGAAGCTGTAAAACAGTTGGGAATTGAAGCGGAAATTATCAAAATTGAAGATATCGAAGAAATGATGAAATACAACATCTTGACAACTCCAGTTTTGATGATTGATGATGTGATCAAAGTAAAAGGCAGAATTGCTCAAACTGACGAAATTAAAACATTTTTAAAAGAATAA
- the pflA gene encoding pyruvate formate-lyase-activating protein translates to MYFPEQPNPDEVLNTNQTDVLRIHSLETFGTHDGPGIRMVIFVQGCQFRCLYCQNPDTLDINGGTLIPIEELIEKALHQKTYFGEKGGVTVSGGEPLLQRAKLIPFFDRLHENGINTCLDSNGRVLDSQTKSLLERTDILLLDVKHINKEWHKKLTGLKNETTLKIAKYRESTGKPMWLRYVLVPGWTDQEEYLREWGQHFTDYKTVERVEIIPFHQLGKHKWELLQLDYAFAEIKAPTTAEIEKAATIFKQYFNPDIVVIK, encoded by the coding sequence ATGTATTTCCCAGAACAACCCAATCCAGACGAAGTTTTAAACACCAACCAAACTGATGTTCTCCGCATTCACTCTTTAGAAACTTTTGGCACCCATGATGGTCCAGGAATACGAATGGTGATTTTTGTACAAGGATGTCAATTCCGATGCTTATATTGTCAAAACCCGGATACTTTAGACATCAATGGCGGAACTCTTATTCCCATTGAAGAATTGATTGAAAAAGCATTACATCAAAAGACTTATTTTGGCGAAAAAGGCGGCGTAACCGTTTCTGGCGGAGAACCTCTTTTACAACGCGCCAAACTAATTCCGTTTTTTGATCGTTTGCACGAAAATGGCATTAATACCTGCTTAGATTCGAACGGACGCGTATTAGATTCCCAAACCAAATCTCTTTTAGAAAGAACCGATATATTGCTTTTGGATGTCAAACACATCAATAAAGAATGGCACAAAAAGCTAACAGGTCTAAAAAATGAAACTACCTTAAAAATTGCAAAATATAGAGAAAGTACCGGAAAACCAATGTGGCTTCGCTATGTATTAGTTCCGGGATGGACAGACCAAGAAGAATACTTGCGGGAATGGGGACAACATTTTACAGATTATAAAACGGTGGAACGAGTAGAAATCATCCCATTTCATCAACTAGGAAAACACAAATGGGAACTTTTACAATTAGATTATGCTTTTGCCGAAATTAAAGCGCCAACTACTGCCGAAATCGAAAAAGCAGCAACCATTTTCAAACAGTATTTTAATCCCGATATCGTAGTCATTAAATAA
- a CDS encoding c-type cytochrome, which translates to MENKYLFLVVVALLALGSNSSNAQSSNWIAPEHSNSVKNPFAGNESATADGKKIFEQMCVLCHGVQGKGNGAAGLTLERKPANFLALKVTKETDGAIFWKITNGKTPMASYEELLTEDQRWKLVNYIRVLGTKKR; encoded by the coding sequence ATGGAAAATAAATATTTGTTTTTAGTTGTAGTAGCGTTACTAGCTCTTGGCAGCAATTCAAGTAATGCTCAAAGTAGTAATTGGATAGCACCTGAACATTCAAATAGTGTAAAAAACCCATTTGCAGGTAACGAAAGTGCTACTGCCGATGGTAAGAAAATTTTTGAGCAGATGTGCGTTTTATGTCATGGAGTACAAGGAAAGGGAAATGGAGCGGCAGGATTGACTTTGGAAAGAAAACCAGCAAATTTTTTAGCTTTAAAAGTGACAAAAGAAACTGATGGAGCTATTTTTTGGAAAATCACAAATGGAAAAACACCAATGGCATCCTACGAAGAATTATTGACAGAAGACCAACGGTGGAAATTAGTTAATTATATCAGAGTGTTAGGAACCAAAAAACGATAA
- a CDS encoding nuclear transport factor 2 family protein, with amino-acid sequence MNQNENTLKKFYTAFANADAVTMSECYSPNIKFRDPAFGLLKGNEVSQMWKMLLENSKGNLKIEFSDIESNEYIGSAKWIATYNFSKTNRPVVNVITSQFHFQDGLIIKHIDDFDIWKWSKQALGITGFLFGWTGFLQTKIQEKAILSLKKYQENIK; translated from the coding sequence ATGAACCAAAACGAAAATACACTTAAAAAATTCTACACTGCATTTGCAAATGCGGATGCCGTTACAATGAGCGAATGTTATTCGCCCAACATCAAATTTCGTGATCCTGCTTTTGGTTTATTAAAAGGAAATGAAGTGAGTCAAATGTGGAAAATGCTTCTTGAAAACAGTAAAGGAAATCTAAAAATTGAATTTTCAGATATAGAATCGAATGAATATATAGGTTCTGCAAAATGGATTGCTACATATAATTTTAGTAAAACCAACAGACCTGTGGTAAATGTCATTACGTCTCAATTTCATTTTCAGGATGGTTTAATCATAAAACATATTGATGATTTTGATATTTGGAAATGGTCAAAACAAGCCTTGGGAATTACCGGTTTTTTGTTTGGATGGACTGGTTTTTTACAGACTAAAATACAAGAGAAAGCAATTTTGTCTTTAAAGAAATACCAAGAAAACATTAAGTAG